One genomic window of Campylobacter curvus includes the following:
- the recO gene encoding recombination protein RecO — translation MQGYILRTQKVKDEDLLVYILTPSNVVKSYRFYGARHPSVMNGYKIDFELIENINFLPQLRSVLHLGYRWLQDRDKLIIWQQFMRLIYDHLKDVDSLDEIYFNELDLCAKRFELSNAKRLLIESYVRILEYEGRLHQEFECFVCDEPIVGKMCLTRGFLPSHPHCFARSEFDMEKIEKLFDTKSTIELNDEEVNSLYKIVLEGL, via the coding sequence ATGCAAGGCTATATATTGCGCACGCAAAAGGTCAAAGACGAAGACCTTTTAGTCTATATATTAACACCCTCAAACGTCGTAAAATCATACCGCTTTTATGGTGCGCGACATCCAAGCGTGATGAACGGCTATAAGATCGATTTTGAACTCATAGAAAATATAAATTTCTTACCACAGCTTCGAAGCGTGCTGCATCTTGGCTATCGCTGGCTACAAGACCGCGACAAACTCATCATCTGGCAGCAGTTTATGCGCCTCATTTACGATCATTTAAAAGATGTAGACAGCCTGGATGAAATTTACTTTAACGAGCTTGATCTATGCGCCAAACGCTTCGAGCTGTCAAATGCCAAACGTCTTTTGATAGAAAGCTACGTGAGGATCTTGGAGTATGAGGGGCGCTTACATCAAGAATTCGAGTGCTTCGTATGCGACGAGCCGATAGTCGGCAAGATGTGCCTCACGAGGGGATTTTTACCATCACATCCGCACTGTTTTGCAAGAAGCGAATTTGATATGGAAAAGATAGAGAAGCTGTTTGACACCAAAAGCACGATAGAGCTAAACGACGAAGAGGTGAATTCTCTTTACAAGATCGTTTTGGAGGGGCTGTGA
- the bamA gene encoding outer membrane protein assembly factor BamA, whose amino-acid sequence MKKSLFAIFLAVGGLNAQTIQSINYKGLIHLSPEVATQIMGLKVGQELTPQASDKAITNLFKQNYFDDIFIETDGSGNILVNVKEKPSVARVDLKGVATNDKTAIESLISIKPGNMYDDLTIEKTKERIRQYYESKGYFDTVVDVQKQPVAGNDSSLFITMNINRGENMIINDVKLIGAKKFDYGDIEPIVANKSREFMGWMWGRNDGKVKLFELPNDPARIQDKYFQKGYLDATVSAPYLNASFDNYTADLTYYIHEGEPYDVSKVSINAPEELGLDTNELLKDFRLEAGDRMNSARLRQDMKKLDDLVANKGYAFVKVYPKTQKYDENKTVDIEYEVEPGEQVYIRNVQISGNDRTVDRVVRRELYLTEGNLYNRTDLEDSKDALKRTSYFDEVEIKEERVDKNTVDLEVQVKEASTGSISGGIGYGSSDGLLLNASLSDTNIFGSGLQGTVSVDKSDDELAGQISLTNPRIFDSEYSLGGTLYANDYDWDSYDEKSYGFSTTLGRKLTRNLSASLSYVIEHSKIEGLSDALKKIDYKEGTNLKSSLIPALSYNSTDDYYLPRRGILASTSLEFAGVGGDEKFLKSRTNFNYYLGLRDYIDYDLILRYKSSFGKIWDRGYIPINERLYLGGIRNLRGYESRTVSPKVRVSSNGNWYETGGDLAFNNSFELSFPMIDRVKMRGVLFYDYGIIRTSKSTTSTNLSIDDTSKTRSSAGVGIEWVTPIGPLQLIFAKALDAKENDDTNTFEFTIGRRF is encoded by the coding sequence ATGAAAAAAAGCTTATTCGCGATTTTTTTAGCCGTCGGCGGGCTAAACGCACAGACAATCCAGTCGATAAACTACAAAGGTCTTATCCATCTCTCTCCTGAAGTAGCCACCCAGATCATGGGGCTAAAGGTCGGTCAGGAGCTGACTCCGCAAGCAAGTGACAAAGCCATCACGAATTTGTTCAAACAAAATTATTTCGACGATATCTTTATCGAGACTGACGGTAGCGGCAATATCTTGGTAAATGTCAAAGAAAAACCAAGCGTCGCTAGAGTCGATCTAAAAGGCGTCGCTACAAACGACAAAACCGCGATAGAGTCTTTGATCAGCATAAAGCCGGGCAATATGTATGACGACCTCACGATAGAAAAGACTAAAGAGAGGATTCGCCAATATTACGAGTCAAAAGGCTATTTTGACACGGTCGTAGACGTGCAAAAGCAGCCGGTAGCGGGTAACGACAGCTCCCTTTTCATCACGATGAATATAAACCGCGGCGAAAATATGATAATCAACGACGTAAAACTGATCGGCGCTAAAAAATTCGACTACGGCGACATAGAGCCTATCGTAGCGAACAAAAGCCGAGAATTTATGGGCTGGATGTGGGGAAGGAATGACGGCAAGGTCAAGCTATTCGAGCTTCCAAACGACCCTGCTAGGATTCAAGACAAATACTTTCAAAAAGGCTATCTTGACGCGACCGTCTCAGCGCCTTACCTAAACGCTTCGTTTGATAACTATACAGCAGATCTCACCTACTACATACACGAGGGCGAGCCTTACGACGTGTCAAAAGTCAGCATAAACGCTCCTGAGGAGCTAGGGCTCGATACGAACGAGCTTTTAAAGGATTTTAGACTGGAAGCCGGAGATAGGATGAACTCGGCAAGACTTCGCCAAGATATGAAAAAGCTTGACGATCTGGTCGCAAACAAGGGCTATGCCTTTGTCAAAGTCTATCCGAAAACACAAAAATACGATGAGAACAAAACGGTAGATATAGAATACGAGGTCGAGCCGGGCGAGCAAGTATATATAAGAAACGTTCAAATTTCAGGCAACGACCGCACTGTCGATCGTGTAGTGCGCCGCGAGCTTTATCTCACGGAGGGGAATTTATACAATAGAACCGACCTCGAGGACTCTAAAGACGCGCTAAAAAGGACTAGTTATTTTGACGAAGTCGAGATAAAAGAGGAGCGCGTAGATAAAAACACGGTCGATCTAGAAGTGCAAGTAAAAGAGGCCTCCACGGGCTCTATAAGCGGTGGTATCGGCTACGGAAGCTCTGATGGCTTGCTACTTAACGCCTCACTTTCAGATACGAACATCTTTGGCTCCGGACTTCAAGGCACAGTCAGCGTCGATAAGAGCGATGACGAGCTTGCAGGACAGATAAGTCTCACAAACCCTAGAATTTTCGACTCCGAGTATAGCCTTGGCGGTACGCTTTATGCAAACGACTACGACTGGGACAGCTACGACGAGAAGTCATACGGCTTTAGCACCACACTTGGCAGGAAGCTGACTAGAAATTTAAGCGCCTCTCTTAGCTATGTCATCGAACACAGCAAGATCGAAGGACTTAGTGACGCTTTAAAAAAGATTGACTATAAAGAGGGCACGAACCTAAAAAGCTCGCTTATCCCGGCCTTATCATATAACAGCACCGATGATTATTACCTACCAAGACGCGGTATTTTAGCCAGCACTTCGCTAGAATTTGCAGGCGTAGGCGGCGATGAGAAATTCCTAAAAAGCCGCACGAATTTTAACTACTACCTAGGACTAAGAGACTACATAGACTACGACCTTATCTTGCGCTACAAATCAAGCTTTGGCAAAATTTGGGACAGAGGATACATACCTATCAACGAGAGGCTATATCTTGGCGGTATAAGAAATTTACGCGGCTACGAGAGTAGGACAGTATCCCCAAAAGTCCGTGTAAGCAGTAATGGTAACTGGTACGAAACTGGTGGAGATCTCGCATTTAATAACTCCTTTGAGCTAAGCTTTCCCATGATCGATCGCGTCAAAATGCGCGGCGTACTGTTTTATGATTACGGCATAATTAGAACAAGTAAAAGCACCACAAGTACCAACTTAAGCATAGATGATACATCAAAAACTAGATCATCTGCCGGCGTAGGCATCGAGTGGGTGACTCCGATCGGACCGCTTCAACTCATATTTGCCAAGGCGCTTGACGCAAAAGAAAATGACGATACGAACACGTTTGAATTTACTATCGGCAGACGCTTTTAA
- a CDS encoding FKBP-type peptidyl-prolyl cis-trans isomerase produces the protein MSKDQVITMFYELKDAATGEILESNMQNGGQISFITGRGHIIEKLEEEVSKLKAGEKAAINIKAAEGCGEYNSEAVQSLPKEQFAGIDLHEGMELFGQNEDGSSVRVIVKSIGEDDVVVDFNHPYAGKDLLFNVEILEVRDASEDEKATGMVAGAHTCGCGGHGHDHGEGHQCCGGHGHHHDDDDEHGHGGCGCGGHHH, from the coding sequence GTGAGTAAAGATCAAGTCATAACAATGTTTTATGAGCTAAAAGACGCTGCAACAGGCGAAATTTTAGAGTCAAATATGCAAAATGGCGGTCAAATTTCATTTATAACCGGTCGCGGGCATATAATCGAAAAGCTCGAAGAAGAGGTCAGCAAGCTAAAAGCCGGAGAAAAGGCTGCGATAAACATAAAAGCTGCCGAGGGATGTGGAGAATACAATAGCGAGGCCGTGCAGTCGCTCCCAAAAGAGCAGTTTGCGGGCATAGATCTGCATGAAGGCATGGAGCTTTTCGGACAAAACGAGGATGGCTCGAGCGTTCGCGTGATAGTAAAGTCTATCGGCGAGGACGATGTCGTAGTGGATTTTAATCACCCTTACGCAGGCAAAGATCTGCTATTTAATGTTGAAATTTTAGAGGTCAGAGATGCGAGCGAAGATGAAAAAGCCACAGGAATGGTAGCCGGCGCTCACACCTGCGGTTGCGGCGGACACGGACATGATCACGGCGAGGGACATCAATGCTGCGGAGGCCACGGACATCATCATGACGATGACGACGAGCATGGTCACGGTGGCTGCGGTTGCGGCGGACATCATCATTAA
- a CDS encoding tRNA 2-thiocytidine biosynthesis TtcA family protein: protein MIDISKKILSTVGKTNAQYKMVQGGDKILLGLSGGKDSLALAHVLKHMQRVTPEKFEFKAVTLSYGMGEDYAYLTRHCNEHGIEHEVIDSSIFEISKDKIRKNSSFCSFFSRMRRGYLYTHALNGGFNKLAIAHHLDDAAESFFMNFTYNGALRTLAPKYKAKNGIEVIRPFIFVRERQLRENALRNELRVIGDEACPAMRFDVKMPHARYETKQLLAQLEKNNPKLFTSLKAAFHNIHTDTFFGSGEAKFSEDDE from the coding sequence ATGATAGACATAAGCAAAAAGATACTAAGCACGGTCGGCAAGACCAACGCTCAGTATAAGATGGTGCAAGGCGGAGATAAAATTTTACTCGGCTTGAGTGGCGGCAAAGATAGTTTGGCGCTTGCTCACGTGCTAAAGCATATGCAGCGCGTCACGCCTGAAAAATTTGAGTTTAAAGCCGTCACTCTAAGCTACGGCATGGGAGAGGACTACGCCTATCTCACGCGCCACTGCAACGAGCATGGTATCGAGCACGAGGTCATCGACAGCTCTATCTTTGAAATTTCAAAGGACAAGATCCGTAAAAATTCCAGCTTTTGCAGCTTTTTCTCGCGTATGAGGCGCGGATATCTTTATACTCATGCGCTAAATGGCGGCTTTAACAAGCTTGCCATCGCGCACCATTTAGACGATGCGGCGGAGAGCTTTTTTATGAATTTCACTTATAACGGCGCTCTTAGGACACTTGCACCAAAATATAAAGCCAAAAACGGCATCGAGGTCATCCGCCCGTTTATATTCGTGCGTGAGAGGCAGCTTAGAGAAAATGCCCTCAGAAACGAGCTTCGCGTGATCGGAGACGAGGCGTGCCCGGCGATGAGATTTGACGTGAAGATGCCACACGCCAGATATGAGACCAAGCAGCTTTTAGCCCAGCTGGAGAAAAACAATCCAAAGCTATTCACCTCGTTAAAGGCTGCGTTTCATAATATCCATACGGATACGTTTTTTGGCTCTGGCGAGGCTAAATTTAGTGAAGATGACGAGTAA
- the fabD gene encoding ACP S-malonyltransferase: protein MRYALIFAGQGSQSVGMGREFYENFACTRELLESASDRLKIDFKNLLFTQNEELAISEFTQPAIILNSLMSYEALAQRLSIEPKFSLGHSLGEFGALAASKAFSFLDTIKLVNLRGKFMQEACEGKDAGMMVVLGLADDVVESICAEAMEQGLQIYAANYNCDGQIVVAGVRADLAKFETKFKEAGAKRTMLLNMSVASHCPILQPASVRLADELEKILAQNFAPVVSNVSAKTYTTKHEALNLLKEQLVKPVLYKQSIKNYESEVDCFIELGAATLKGINKKITDKPTLSITDMASLDEAVRILEER, encoded by the coding sequence ATGAGATATGCGTTGATTTTTGCGGGTCAAGGCTCTCAAAGCGTAGGCATGGGTCGAGAATTTTATGAAAATTTCGCCTGCACTCGCGAGCTTTTGGAGAGTGCGAGCGACCGCTTGAAGATAGATTTTAAAAATTTACTTTTTACGCAAAACGAAGAGCTTGCTATCAGTGAATTTACGCAGCCCGCCATCATTTTAAACTCTTTGATGAGCTATGAGGCTTTGGCGCAAAGGCTAAGCATAGAGCCTAAATTTAGTCTAGGTCACTCCTTGGGCGAATTCGGTGCGCTTGCCGCGAGTAAAGCTTTTAGCTTTTTAGACACTATAAAGCTTGTAAATTTACGCGGTAAATTCATGCAAGAAGCCTGCGAAGGCAAGGACGCGGGCATGATGGTCGTGCTTGGCCTTGCTGACGATGTGGTAGAGAGCATCTGTGCCGAGGCGATGGAGCAAGGGCTTCAAATTTACGCTGCAAACTACAACTGCGACGGGCAGATCGTAGTGGCCGGAGTGCGTGCGGATCTGGCTAAATTCGAGACAAAATTTAAAGAAGCAGGCGCGAAGCGAACCATGCTCTTAAATATGTCAGTCGCTAGCCACTGCCCTATATTGCAGCCAGCTAGTGTCCGCTTGGCCGATGAGCTTGAAAAAATTTTAGCTCAAAATTTTGCTCCGGTCGTGTCAAACGTTAGCGCAAAAACATATACTACAAAGCATGAAGCGCTGAATTTACTAAAAGAGCAGCTCGTTAAGCCTGTCTTATACAAGCAAAGCATAAAAAACTACGAAAGCGAAGTCGATTGTTTCATCGAGCTTGGCGCAGCTACGCTTAAGGGCATAAACAAAAAGATCACCGATAAACCGACTCTTAGCATAACCGATATGGCTAGTCTTGACGAGGCGGTTAGAATTTTGGAGGAGAGATGA
- a CDS encoding tRNA dihydrouridine synthase: MIDFSKKPLFLAPLAGFSDLPLRSVVKRFGCDVTISEMISANALVYESGAKTLEMLKKSPNETPYIVQIAGSDIENIKKAVAIINKFDGIDGIDLNCGCPVPKVVKQCAGSALLNDLENLKRMIEAIKKTSNKTMTSVKFRLGFNEKNQVDIAKACEEAGADYIAIHGRTRAGGYSAKVDYEAIAQAKASVKIPVVANGDINSQNAAEILALTNCDALMIGRASIGNPWVFSEIKNKQSVSKELKKEIILAHFDAMLGHYGEHGANIFRKHLHQYSKGLDGATAFRNEINHIKDTSLMRKRIEEFFA; encoded by the coding sequence ATGATAGACTTTAGTAAAAAACCCCTTTTTTTAGCACCATTGGCAGGTTTTTCCGACCTGCCCTTAAGAAGCGTCGTAAAGAGATTTGGCTGCGATGTCACGATCAGCGAAATGATAAGCGCAAACGCCCTTGTCTATGAAAGCGGTGCAAAAACCCTTGAAATGCTAAAAAAATCACCGAACGAAACCCCCTATATCGTTCAGATCGCAGGCAGCGATATAGAAAATATCAAAAAAGCGGTCGCCATCATAAATAAATTTGACGGTATAGATGGGATCGATCTAAACTGCGGCTGCCCTGTACCAAAGGTCGTCAAACAATGCGCAGGCTCGGCACTGCTAAACGATCTGGAAAATTTAAAACGTATGATAGAAGCCATCAAAAAAACGTCCAATAAAACAATGACGAGCGTGAAATTCAGACTTGGCTTTAATGAAAAAAATCAAGTCGATATCGCCAAGGCATGCGAAGAAGCCGGGGCTGATTATATCGCTATCCATGGACGCACAAGGGCTGGGGGATATAGCGCGAAGGTCGATTATGAGGCGATAGCGCAGGCAAAAGCTAGCGTGAAGATACCAGTCGTCGCAAACGGGGATATAAATTCGCAAAATGCAGCTGAAATTTTAGCCCTCACAAACTGCGATGCTCTGATGATAGGGCGTGCTAGTATCGGCAATCCTTGGGTCTTTAGCGAGATAAAAAACAAGCAAAGCGTGAGTAAAGAGCTAAAAAAAGAGATCATCTTGGCTCATTTTGATGCGATGTTAGGGCATTACGGCGAGCATGGAGCAAATATCTTTCGCAAGCACCTACACCAATACAGCAAAGGCCTTGACGGCGCTACCGCATTTCGCAACGAGATAAATCACATCAAAGACACGAGCTTGATGCGTAAGCGAATAGAGGAATTTTTCGCCTAG
- a CDS encoding 5'-methylthioadenosine/adenosylhomocysteine nucleosidase yields the protein MIAILGAMDEEVTPILSAVGEYDTISYANNKFYLASYKGKQLVIAYSKIGKVNAALTTSIMIEKFKASKLLFTGVAGALSEGLKIGDLMYATSLAQHDLDITAFGHPYGYVPGIEVFSKTDDGLNKLAIEVAAQKGLDLKSGVIATGDQFVCSKDKKDWIKVVFKADVVEMEGASVAQVCTQLGVPFFILRAISDEAGGGAEFDFDEFLHSSAKVSADFMLTMVEAL from the coding sequence ATGATAGCTATATTAGGGGCGATGGATGAGGAAGTAACGCCGATCTTATCGGCTGTAGGCGAATACGATACGATCTCATACGCTAACAATAAATTTTATCTTGCTTCGTATAAGGGCAAACAGCTTGTGATAGCTTATTCAAAGATCGGTAAGGTAAATGCGGCGCTAACTACCAGCATAATGATAGAGAAATTTAAAGCTAGCAAGCTACTTTTCACCGGTGTAGCAGGTGCACTCAGTGAGGGGCTTAAGATCGGCGACTTGATGTATGCTACGAGCCTAGCGCAACACGATCTTGATATCACCGCTTTTGGACATCCTTATGGCTATGTGCCGGGGATCGAAGTTTTTAGTAAAACCGATGATGGACTAAACAAGCTTGCCATCGAAGTCGCAGCCCAAAAAGGACTCGATCTAAAAAGCGGCGTCATCGCGACAGGCGATCAGTTCGTATGCAGTAAGGATAAAAAGGACTGGATAAAGGTCGTTTTCAAGGCCGACGTAGTCGAGATGGAAGGCGCTAGCGTGGCTCAAGTTTGTACGCAGCTTGGCGTGCCGTTTTTCATACTTCGCGCTATAAGCGATGAGGCCGGCGGCGGTGCGGAGTTCGACTTTGACGAATTTTTACATAGCTCTGCAAAGGTGAGTGCTGACTTTATGCTTACGATGGTCGAGGCTTTATGA
- the accD gene encoding acetyl-CoA carboxylase, carboxyltransferase subunit beta produces MNFSDIFSKIRKAQPLPEEAPTHWIKCDSCHSLMYYKEVEACFNVCPKCGYHMRLKASERIKLICDEGSFVEFDANLKPVDPLNFVDKKSYKKRIAESKEKTGRTSSVISGEGKCNGEDIQLVVFDFSFMGGSLASVEGEKITRAIKRAIDKHQALVIISASGGARMQESTFSLMQMSKTSAALKLLDEARIPYISILTDPTMGGVSASFAWLGDIIIAEPGALIGFAGQRVIKQTIGADLPEGFQRAEFLLEHGLIDAIVPRNEHKKYISDMIKILSNDANEHKKIPLQKEAKEAEISDEKPFELKLKSKG; encoded by the coding sequence ATGAATTTTTCCGATATATTTTCCAAAATAAGAAAAGCGCAGCCATTGCCCGAAGAAGCCCCTACTCATTGGATCAAATGCGATAGCTGCCACTCGCTGATGTATTACAAAGAGGTCGAAGCATGTTTTAACGTATGCCCAAAATGCGGGTATCACATGAGATTAAAAGCTAGCGAGCGTATAAAGCTGATATGTGACGAGGGGAGCTTCGTGGAGTTTGACGCAAATTTAAAGCCCGTCGATCCGCTAAATTTCGTAGATAAAAAATCATACAAAAAACGAATAGCCGAGAGTAAAGAAAAGACCGGCCGCACCAGCTCCGTGATAAGCGGCGAAGGCAAATGCAATGGCGAGGACATACAGCTGGTCGTATTTGATTTCAGCTTTATGGGTGGCTCTTTGGCCTCAGTCGAGGGCGAAAAGATCACAAGAGCTATCAAACGCGCTATCGATAAGCACCAGGCTCTCGTGATAATCAGCGCCTCAGGAGGTGCCAGGATGCAAGAAAGCACCTTTTCACTGATGCAAATGTCAAAGACTTCAGCCGCTTTAAAGCTACTTGATGAGGCGAGAATTCCATACATATCCATTTTGACAGATCCTACGATGGGCGGAGTCAGTGCATCGTTTGCATGGCTTGGCGATATCATAATCGCAGAGCCGGGCGCACTTATAGGGTTTGCCGGCCAGCGTGTCATCAAACAAACCATCGGTGCGGACCTGCCAGAGGGCTTTCAAAGGGCTGAATTTTTACTAGAGCACGGACTCATCGATGCGATCGTGCCTAGGAACGAGCACAAAAAATACATAAGCGATATGATAAAAATTTTATCGAACGACGCAAACGAGCATAAAAAGATACCGCTTCAAAAAGAGGCGAAAGAGGCTGAAATTTCGGACGAAAAGCCGTTTGAGCTAAAGCTGAAGAGCAAAGGCTGA
- the dksA gene encoding RNA polymerase-binding protein DksA has translation MTDNELEFFKKLLEERKIQIKKNIADASSEVSGLRDSGASDEFDIASINTDQLIEQSISAQQRAELNEIDLALSKIFNKTYGICDMCEEEIGMARLKVKPHARYCIACREIVEKTAKN, from the coding sequence ATGACCGACAACGAGTTAGAATTTTTCAAAAAATTGCTTGAAGAGCGAAAAATTCAGATCAAAAAAAATATAGCCGACGCTTCGAGCGAGGTCAGTGGGCTACGCGATAGCGGTGCGAGCGATGAATTTGACATCGCTTCGATAAACACCGACCAGCTCATCGAACAGTCCATATCCGCGCAGCAAAGAGCGGAGCTAAACGAGATAGACTTGGCTCTAAGCAAAATTTTCAACAAAACATACGGTATTTGCGATATGTGCGAAGAGGAGATCGGTATGGCAAGACTCAAGGTCAAACCTCATGCGAGGTATTGCATAGCATGTCGCGAGATAGTGGAAAAAACAGCCAAAAATTAA
- a CDS encoding 23S rRNA (pseudouridine(1915)-N(3))-methyltransferase RlmH produces the protein MDISVFSIQKSRADSFENEIKEYIKMSAKFANISDKIIFNDKIAKAQSTGKDEALKAYDEAYEPNLKGFCVMLDERGSELNSNEFAKIFEQNMQLSFFIGGAYGLSKNLKDKAQKVISLSKMTMAHKIAKLVLFEQIFRGLCINANHPYHK, from the coding sequence TTGGATATCAGTGTGTTTAGCATACAAAAATCGCGTGCGGACAGCTTTGAAAACGAGATAAAAGAGTATATAAAGATGTCTGCTAAATTTGCCAACATCAGCGATAAGATCATCTTCAACGACAAGATCGCAAAGGCTCAAAGCACAGGAAAAGACGAGGCGCTAAAGGCATACGATGAGGCGTATGAGCCGAATTTAAAGGGCTTTTGCGTGATGCTAGATGAGCGCGGTAGCGAGCTAAACAGCAACGAATTCGCTAAAATTTTCGAGCAAAATATGCAGCTTAGCTTCTTTATAGGCGGCGCTTACGGACTTAGTAAAAATTTAAAAGATAAGGCTCAAAAGGTGATAAGCCTCAGCAAAATGACTATGGCGCATAAGATCGCCAAGCTCGTGCTTTTTGAGCAAATTTTCAGAGGGCTTTGCATAAACGCAAACCACCCATATCACAAGTAA
- a CDS encoding vWA domain-containing protein, protein MKKIIITLALCLLWAFAKEIAPDTSAPNRLEMVLILDKSGSMSGLEDDTIGGFNSMIDKQKDLNITTKVTTVLFDTKFNVIHDREDIKNVQKLTPNEYRAGGNTALLDAIGSTINKIENVSGIYDKNSRVLFVIITDGQENSSKEYTKAQIKKMISAKQSKHDWEFVFLGANMDAVTEAESLGIKGSNAVKYKNSSEGVRKNFEAAAELSKDIANDKKDSSKWKDKVLKDK, encoded by the coding sequence ATGAAAAAGATCATAATTACGCTGGCATTGTGCTTGCTTTGGGCTTTTGCAAAAGAGATAGCGCCCGATACCTCGGCTCCTAATCGCCTTGAAATGGTGCTGATCCTCGATAAATCTGGCTCTATGAGTGGGCTTGAGGACGATACGATAGGTGGCTTTAACTCGATGATAGACAAACAAAAGGATCTAAATATCACGACTAAAGTCACCACGGTCTTGTTCGATACGAAATTTAACGTTATCCACGACAGAGAAGACATAAAAAACGTGCAAAAGCTAACGCCTAACGAATACCGCGCAGGTGGCAACACCGCGCTTCTTGACGCGATAGGAAGCACTATAAACAAGATAGAAAACGTTAGCGGCATCTACGATAAAAACAGCAGAGTTCTTTTCGTGATCATAACCGACGGCCAGGAAAATTCTAGCAAGGAATACACAAAGGCGCAGATAAAAAAGATGATAAGCGCCAAACAAAGCAAGCATGACTGGGAATTTGTATTTTTAGGTGCTAACATGGACGCCGTTACCGAGGCGGAAAGCCTTGGTATAAAGGGCTCAAACGCCGTCAAGTATAAAAATTCCAGTGAAGGTGTCAGGAAAAATTTTGAAGCCGCCGCAGAGCTGTCAAAGGATATCGCAAATGATAAAAAAGATAGCTCGAAGTGGAAAGACAAGGTGCTTAAGGATAAATAA
- a CDS encoding prephenate dehydrogenase codes for MKIGIVGLGLMGGSLGLALKDEKLVSCVSGYDLNEDHQAKALQLGLVHEILTLDEMKKKCDIIFLAIPVEAIIKIVQNLTDIDENTTVIDLGSTKQKIIEAVPLSIRKNFIPAHPMAGTEYSGPEAAFKTLYNGAVVVICDFEESGEKHVKRSVELFSHLGMKIVFMNADEHDHHVGLISHLPHAIAFSLASGILKEEDKRHIMALGGPTFRGMIRVAKSSPVMWGDIFKQNKQNIIGAIDMFKGELEACERLIKEERWSELHDWMAGARTIREIL; via the coding sequence ATGAAAATAGGCATAGTAGGACTTGGATTGATGGGCGGTTCTTTGGGACTTGCATTAAAAGATGAGAAGCTGGTCTCTTGTGTCAGCGGATACGATCTAAACGAAGATCATCAGGCAAAAGCTCTACAGCTTGGGCTGGTGCATGAAATTTTGACACTTGATGAGATGAAAAAAAAGTGCGATATCATATTTTTAGCGATCCCGGTCGAAGCGATAATTAAAATCGTGCAAAATTTGACCGATATCGATGAAAACACGACCGTTATCGATCTAGGCTCTACCAAACAAAAGATCATCGAGGCCGTCCCGCTTAGCATACGTAAAAATTTCATCCCCGCTCACCCGATGGCAGGTACCGAATACTCCGGCCCTGAGGCTGCGTTTAAGACGCTTTATAATGGCGCAGTCGTCGTTATCTGCGATTTTGAAGAAAGCGGAGAGAAGCACGTGAAACGCAGCGTCGAGCTATTTTCTCATCTTGGTATGAAGATAGTTTTCATGAACGCCGATGAGCACGATCATCACGTGGGACTCATCTCTCATTTGCCTCACGCTATCGCATTTTCACTTGCAAGCGGAATTTTAAAAGAGGAAGACAAGCGTCATATAATGGCTCTTGGAGGCCCTACTTTTCGCGGTATGATACGTGTTGCCAAGAGCTCTCCTGTGATGTGGGGAGATATCTTTAAGCAAAACAAGCAAAACATCATCGGTGCGATCGATATGTTTAAAGGCGAGTTAGAAGCTTGTGAGAGGCTGATAAAAGAGGAGCGCTGGAGCGAGCTGCACGACTGGATGGCTGGTGCGCGCACTATCCGAGAAATTTTATAA